A genomic window from Gemmatimonadaceae bacterium includes:
- the metG gene encoding methionine--tRNA ligase, whose product MARFYLTCAIDYANGEPHLGHALEKIGADAICRFHRQMGHEVWFLIGMDEHGQKVAQTAEKAGLAPKAFVDGIAGKFAAMWQRLAISHDQFMRTSAAEHHAAVKDLLERIFANSPDDFYERSYTGLYCVGCESFKQPADVVEGRCALHPTRTLEEVTERNWFFRLSRYTEALKAHFTAHPEFLRPASRRNEILALLAEGLDDISASRARFEWGVPFPRPLSDGEVQTTYVWFDALPNYWTAQFFPESKASWPASVHVIGKDITRFHTVIWPAMLMAAGLPLPERVWAHGFISLGGERFSKSAGVKLELSEALERFGTDAFRYYLLRDVPFDGDGAFSWERFEAVYTAELANGLGNLASRTIAMVEKYCEGVVPNGAFGPTDTEDRRDLAAARAAVDGSRGYLLHEVLEAIFRTITRANLAIQEAKPWVLAKDPANRLELERVLAALVRQLARQAVYLAPVMPGKAEELWEALGGPGSAAETSFEQADHLDCTGWHVAKGEGLFPRPEPTKPAA is encoded by the coding sequence GTGGCTCGCTTCTACCTCACCTGCGCCATCGACTACGCCAACGGCGAGCCGCACCTCGGCCACGCCCTCGAGAAGATCGGCGCTGACGCCATCTGCCGCTTCCATCGCCAGATGGGCCACGAAGTCTGGTTCCTCATCGGAATGGATGAGCACGGCCAGAAGGTCGCGCAGACGGCAGAGAAGGCCGGCCTCGCGCCGAAGGCCTTCGTGGACGGCATCGCCGGGAAGTTCGCCGCGATGTGGCAGCGCCTCGCCATCTCGCACGACCAGTTTATGCGCACCTCGGCCGCCGAGCACCACGCCGCGGTGAAGGACCTGCTGGAGCGCATCTTCGCCAACAGCCCGGACGACTTCTACGAGCGCAGCTACACCGGGCTCTACTGCGTGGGCTGCGAGAGCTTCAAGCAGCCGGCAGACGTCGTGGAGGGCCGCTGCGCCTTGCACCCGACGCGCACGCTGGAAGAAGTCACCGAACGCAACTGGTTCTTCCGCCTCTCGCGCTACACCGAAGCGCTCAAGGCGCACTTCACCGCGCACCCCGAGTTCCTCCGGCCTGCGTCGCGCCGCAACGAGATCCTCGCGCTGCTCGCGGAAGGCCTCGACGACATCTCGGCCAGCCGTGCGCGCTTCGAGTGGGGCGTGCCCTTCCCCCGTCCGCTCAGCGACGGCGAGGTGCAGACCACCTACGTGTGGTTCGATGCCCTGCCCAACTACTGGACGGCGCAGTTCTTCCCGGAGTCCAAAGCCAGCTGGCCCGCCAGCGTCCACGTCATCGGCAAGGACATCACGCGCTTCCACACGGTCATCTGGCCGGCGATGCTGATGGCGGCGGGCCTCCCGCTGCCGGAGCGGGTCTGGGCGCACGGGTTCATCTCCTTGGGCGGGGAACGCTTCTCCAAGAGTGCGGGCGTCAAGCTCGAACTGTCCGAGGCGCTGGAGCGCTTCGGTACCGATGCCTTCCGCTACTACCTGCTGCGCGACGTGCCCTTCGACGGCGACGGCGCGTTCTCGTGGGAGCGCTTCGAGGCCGTGTACACCGCCGAGCTGGCGAACGGCCTCGGCAATCTTGCCAGCCGCACCATCGCGATGGTTGAGAAGTACTGCGAGGGCGTCGTGCCCAACGGGGCCTTCGGCCCTACCGACACCGAGGACCGCCGCGACCTCGCCGCCGCCCGCGCCGCCGTGGACGGCTCACGCGGCTACCTGCTGCACGAGGTGCTGGAGGCCATCTTCCGCACCATCACGCGGGCCAACTTGGCGATCCAGGAGGCCAAGCCCTGGGTGTTGGCCAAGGACCCCGCCAACCGGCTGGAGCTGGAGCGTGTGCTGGCCGCGCTGGTGCGCCAGCTGGCCCGCCAAGCGGTGTACCTCGCCCCGGTGATGCCGGGCAAGGCCGAGGAGCTCTGGGAGGCCCTGGGCGGCCCCGGAAGCGCAGCGGAGACGTCCTTTGAGCAGGCCGACCACTTGGACTGCACGGGCTGGCACGTCGCCAAGGGTGAAGGCCTCTTTCCCCGCCCAGAGCCCACGAAGCCCGCGGCGTAA
- a CDS encoding M23 family metallopeptidase produces the protein MPSRRRWTVVLVPPRNEAARTYEVPAWTFRALGWSAAVGGLLVAGAIFVLFSPWGTPGARLVAAQNAALQDEIAMVEARFRILDDTLRVIAEREMQMRMLAGLPAESRAPSIEPVDGAEVQVVGPAVANLADASGLTGGRRRPFAGRLGWSARPDIDGLITRATALASGFRDVSDTLEANYRRFANLPSIMPTAGWLSSQFTRSRFHPILHENRPHEGIDVTAPTGTPIVAPAAGKVVHAGVQGGLGLVVEIDHGNGIRTKFAHCSRVAVRTGQQVTRNQLIAAVGSTGLSTAPHLHYEIHVNGKPVDPLTYVLPESAP, from the coding sequence ATGCCGAGCCGCCGTCGCTGGACCGTCGTATTGGTCCCCCCGCGCAACGAAGCCGCCCGCACCTACGAGGTGCCGGCGTGGACCTTCCGTGCGCTCGGCTGGAGCGCCGCAGTCGGCGGGCTCTTGGTCGCCGGCGCGATCTTCGTGCTCTTCTCCCCTTGGGGCACGCCAGGCGCCCGCTTGGTGGCGGCGCAGAACGCGGCCCTGCAGGACGAGATTGCGATGGTCGAGGCCCGCTTCCGCATCCTCGATGACACGCTGCGCGTCATCGCCGAGCGCGAGATGCAGATGCGGATGCTGGCGGGACTCCCGGCCGAATCGCGGGCCCCGTCGATCGAGCCCGTGGACGGCGCCGAGGTCCAGGTGGTGGGACCGGCCGTCGCGAATCTCGCCGACGCCAGCGGGCTGACCGGCGGGCGTCGGCGCCCCTTCGCCGGCCGCCTCGGCTGGTCTGCGCGCCCGGACATCGATGGCTTGATCACCCGCGCCACCGCGCTGGCGAGCGGCTTCCGCGACGTCTCGGACACGCTGGAGGCCAACTACCGGCGCTTCGCCAACCTGCCGAGCATTATGCCGACGGCGGGCTGGCTCTCCAGCCAGTTCACGCGCAGCCGCTTCCACCCGATCCTACACGAGAACCGCCCGCACGAAGGCATCGACGTCACGGCCCCGACGGGGACGCCGATCGTCGCGCCGGCCGCCGGGAAAGTGGTACACGCCGGGGTGCAAGGCGGACTCGGCCTCGTCGTCGAGATTGACCACGGCAACGGCATCCGCACCAAGTTCGCGCACTGTTCGCGCGTGGCGGTGCGCACCGGCCAGCAGGTCACGCGCAACCAGCTGATTGCGGCCGTGGGATCCACCGGCCTGTCGACGGCGCCGCACCTGCACTACGAGATTCACGTGAACGGCAAGCCCGTGGATCCGCTCACCTACGTGCTGCCCGAGTCCGCTCCCTGA
- a CDS encoding carboxypeptidase regulatory-like domain-containing protein, whose translation MTISPATLRPAFRALAQASVLCAMLVGAPWAEARAQVIRGTVLTMDTELPIPSAEVTVRDSIGRPLGMATTNAVGYFVIRLRERSPFSVHARRLGFRSADTELLRVSADTVSLQFQMAEVALEADAVTVTGMAELNAARLAEAQRRGWRVYEPEMVAQHRNRARDFHELLRSIGAASLVMPRSHRDCVRSMRTNKCVTYVVDGQVLGPDAYILPSDVYFFAVLSPSQSQVMYGNRAMDGAVAVFTRQRGDRYDQSQLPPNMRQPERPAAGSATPAAAPATPPAPAPTRRP comes from the coding sequence ATGACCATTTCCCCAGCCACCCTGCGGCCCGCGTTTCGGGCCCTCGCGCAAGCTTCCGTGCTCTGCGCGATGCTGGTGGGTGCGCCCTGGGCGGAAGCACGGGCGCAGGTCATCCGCGGGACCGTCCTGACGATGGACACCGAGTTGCCAATCCCCAGCGCTGAGGTCACGGTCCGGGACTCGATTGGCCGACCCCTCGGGATGGCCACCACGAATGCAGTCGGCTACTTCGTCATCCGCCTTCGGGAGCGCAGCCCCTTCAGCGTCCACGCGCGCCGGCTCGGGTTCCGAAGCGCCGACACCGAGCTGCTCCGGGTCTCGGCCGACACCGTCAGCCTGCAGTTCCAGATGGCGGAGGTGGCGCTCGAGGCTGACGCGGTGACGGTTACGGGGATGGCGGAACTGAACGCCGCCCGCTTGGCCGAGGCTCAGCGACGCGGCTGGCGCGTCTACGAGCCGGAGATGGTAGCGCAACACCGCAATCGCGCGCGCGACTTCCACGAGCTCCTGCGCTCCATCGGGGCGGCGAGCCTCGTGATGCCGCGTTCACACCGCGACTGCGTACGCAGTATGCGTACCAACAAGTGCGTTACCTACGTCGTGGACGGGCAGGTCCTCGGCCCTGACGCATACATTCTGCCGTCGGACGTGTACTTCTTCGCGGTGCTGTCGCCATCCCAGTCGCAGGTGATGTATGGCAACCGTGCGATGGACGGAGCAGTGGCAGTGTTCACGCGCCAGCGCGGCGATCGCTACGACCAGAGCCAACTGCCGCCGAATATGCGGCAGCCGGAGCGCCCTGCCGCGGGGAGCGCGACGCCGGCCGCGGCACCCGCCACGCCGCCAGCTCCGGCCCCGACGCGTCGCCCCTAA
- a CDS encoding DUF4397 domain-containing protein, translating into MRFVRISLLAALSVGALACSEPDTGPFIAKVPPTAIVRYINALPDTFSTTVRWIDDIEFTPQTFVGVAFREYGQGGWQGLKAGNRRFRVFTYQQNTNNFPVAGNTTVLADTTFNFEAGKYYTILHTGFTRTGSLPAAELRIFEDEPPAQPAAGTLLRVYNLAYGISYDLYMGTRTEAMDTVVTSVDTTITTDTTYTVAPGNASVDTTITVDTSIVINRVITSKDANIVRPPAAGGDTMIYLPAQVGTLIASGAPASAGTVVLPYTARPSAQLAGRLTAAGSLVTRGVRVLAPTGLAETADFEAAGGTNITGSVLTAWVFPRKTAGSFNSTAVAQTRASILFTIDRSPARTIAP; encoded by the coding sequence ATGCGATTTGTTCGAATCTCTCTTCTCGCGGCGCTGTCGGTCGGCGCTCTCGCGTGCTCGGAGCCGGATACCGGCCCGTTCATCGCGAAGGTCCCGCCGACGGCGATCGTGCGCTACATCAACGCGCTCCCGGACACGTTCTCAACGACGGTCCGCTGGATCGACGATATCGAGTTCACCCCGCAGACCTTCGTGGGCGTGGCCTTCCGCGAGTATGGCCAGGGCGGGTGGCAGGGCTTGAAGGCGGGTAACCGTCGCTTCCGGGTCTTCACGTACCAGCAGAACACGAACAACTTCCCGGTCGCGGGTAACACGACGGTCCTCGCGGACACGACGTTCAACTTCGAGGCGGGCAAGTACTACACCATCCTCCACACCGGCTTTACGCGGACGGGTTCACTCCCGGCGGCGGAGCTCCGGATCTTCGAGGATGAGCCGCCGGCCCAGCCTGCGGCTGGCACGCTGCTGCGTGTGTACAACCTCGCGTACGGCATCTCGTACGATTTGTATATGGGCACGCGCACGGAGGCGATGGACACCGTTGTCACCTCGGTGGACACGACGATCACCACGGACACGACCTACACGGTCGCTCCGGGCAACGCCAGCGTGGACACGACCATCACGGTTGATACTTCGATCGTCATTAACCGCGTCATCACGTCCAAGGATGCGAACATCGTCCGCCCGCCCGCGGCTGGCGGCGACACGATGATCTACCTGCCGGCTCAGGTCGGCACGCTGATCGCCTCGGGTGCTCCGGCATCCGCCGGTACCGTGGTCTTGCCGTATACGGCGCGTCCGTCAGCTCAGTTGGCTGGACGTCTGACCGCAGCGGGCTCACTGGTTACGAGGGGCGTACGCGTCCTCGCCCCGACTGGCTTGGCCGAGACGGCTGACTTCGAGGCCGCTGGCGGCACGAATATCACCGGTTCCGTCCTGACGGCGTGGGTGTTCCCGCGCAAGACGGCGGGTTCGTTCAACTCGACTGCGGTCGCCCAGACCCGTGCGTCGATTCTCTTCACGATTGACCGCTCGCCGGCACGCACGATCGCGCCATAA
- a CDS encoding SusC/RagA family TonB-linked outer membrane protein encodes MLMLGRNGMRRLGASILALLLSVSTAQVASAQQAATITGRVTAEGGQPLFGANVTIEALAISVGTNEEGRYTMAIPGARVRGQQVLLRVRSFGYVPEQKTITLEGGSQSHDFSLRQDVNRLSSVVVTGVTAGTEIKKLPFTVAQVSAEDMPVPGSNPLSQIQGKVPGANIVSSSGRPGAAPAVILRGPQSINGQDRGQDPLYIIDGVVSQGGMQDINPQDIESVEVVKGAAASSLYGSRAGNGVIQITTRSGRNAGEGVRFRTQVEYGASNMENEYQYPKTHYMTMDPTFQRFCTVQTGQGDCARTVDLEAEAYRINDQGDDFALPPQQILNDNGIGIVINQARARGLFQTSPFPRSYNPVREFLTNGQNYNLTADATGRVGRTNFFASGNQFFQEGAVQYMRGYTRNSVRLNVDQTMANAFSFGVRTNYSDATDYNTAGSWFRVTRQPANVDLLRRDSRGRLFIRSVVVNQGGQNQNPAYDSENFQPYNEIGRFIGQVTSRWQPLSWMDAEANFGYDGRTNHQFSQQDRGYRTTGPSNVNLGLSRRSTNTSYSINSSLDLTGRRSFLQDALSTRLSLRYLFEAQSARGFNTGGDNIVVPDLYDPDATIQNFTYGGNSEDVRQIGMFANLDVDYQGRYIASALVRRDGASLFGAANRWQTYGRGSFAWRASEESWFNLDQISDLKFRASLGQAGNRPNFQAQYEVFTIGAGGVLNPNQLGNRNLRPEVSTELEIGFDLELFSKYGLTITQSTNTIRDQILPVPPPAAAGFGTQWLNAGELQNKTFEASLNMPLVQTRDLSWSARVIYDRTTSTITKLNVPEYFVSAANEQGTGTMFKIVEGGGLGEIYGREFMRNCRMMPATFQTRCGPGREYQVNDMGFVVYVGNGNTLGEGITKNLWFTSIPTADHPYGLADQSWGLPILVRDNTGVPLNVLGSALPDFRWSFSQNLSYKRFSAFLLFDATVGKSVWNEARQWSTGDFMHRTNDQGGRTISTAKPIGYFFRANLAGGSTGIGGLYDVLGPNNLTVEDASFVKLRELSLGYRIGRLAGVGDWNVSLVGRNLITFSDYTGFDPEVGVGGGALGSGVLNAVDAFGFPNFRTLSIQISTSF; translated from the coding sequence ATGCTCATGCTGGGACGGAACGGGATGCGGAGGCTCGGCGCCTCCATCCTCGCGCTGCTCCTCTCAGTGTCCACTGCCCAGGTCGCGTCGGCGCAGCAAGCCGCGACGATCACTGGCCGTGTGACTGCTGAGGGCGGACAGCCGCTCTTCGGTGCCAACGTGACGATCGAGGCGCTTGCGATCTCGGTCGGCACGAACGAAGAGGGCCGGTACACGATGGCGATTCCTGGTGCCCGCGTTCGCGGCCAGCAGGTTCTGCTTCGGGTCCGGTCCTTCGGGTATGTACCCGAGCAGAAGACGATCACGCTCGAGGGCGGGTCCCAGTCGCACGACTTCTCGCTCCGTCAGGACGTGAACCGCCTCAGCTCGGTCGTCGTGACCGGCGTGACGGCGGGCACGGAGATCAAGAAGCTGCCGTTCACGGTGGCGCAGGTCTCGGCGGAGGATATGCCGGTGCCGGGTTCCAACCCGCTGTCGCAGATCCAGGGCAAGGTGCCGGGCGCGAACATCGTGTCGTCATCGGGCCGCCCGGGTGCCGCGCCGGCCGTCATTCTGCGTGGCCCCCAGTCGATTAACGGGCAGGACCGCGGTCAGGACCCGCTGTACATCATCGACGGCGTGGTCTCGCAGGGTGGTATGCAGGACATCAACCCGCAGGACATCGAGAGCGTCGAGGTCGTGAAGGGTGCGGCCGCGTCCTCGCTGTACGGGTCGCGCGCTGGTAACGGCGTCATCCAGATCACGACCCGCTCGGGCCGCAACGCCGGTGAAGGCGTGCGCTTCCGGACGCAGGTCGAGTATGGCGCGTCGAATATGGAGAACGAGTACCAGTATCCGAAGACGCACTATATGACGATGGATCCCACCTTCCAGCGCTTCTGCACGGTCCAGACGGGCCAGGGCGATTGCGCGCGGACGGTGGACCTCGAGGCCGAGGCGTACCGCATCAACGACCAGGGCGACGACTTCGCGCTCCCGCCCCAGCAGATCCTGAACGACAACGGCATCGGCATCGTGATCAACCAGGCGCGTGCGCGCGGTCTCTTCCAGACTTCGCCGTTCCCGCGTTCGTACAACCCGGTGCGTGAGTTCCTGACGAACGGCCAGAACTACAACCTGACGGCGGATGCGACGGGCCGCGTGGGCCGCACGAACTTCTTCGCCTCGGGCAACCAGTTCTTCCAGGAAGGCGCCGTGCAGTATATGCGGGGTTACACCCGCAACTCGGTGCGCCTGAACGTCGACCAGACGATGGCCAACGCCTTCAGCTTCGGCGTTCGCACCAACTATTCCGACGCGACGGACTACAACACTGCCGGCAGCTGGTTCCGTGTGACCCGTCAGCCGGCGAACGTCGACCTGCTGCGCCGTGATTCGCGCGGCCGACTCTTCATCCGCTCGGTGGTCGTAAACCAGGGCGGGCAGAACCAGAACCCGGCGTATGACTCGGAGAACTTCCAGCCGTACAACGAGATTGGCCGCTTCATCGGGCAGGTCACCTCGCGCTGGCAGCCGCTCTCGTGGATGGACGCCGAGGCCAACTTCGGCTATGACGGCCGGACCAACCACCAGTTCTCGCAGCAAGATCGCGGGTACCGCACGACCGGCCCGTCGAACGTCAACTTGGGGCTCAGCCGGCGCTCGACGAACACGTCGTATTCCATCAACTCGTCGCTCGACCTGACCGGCCGTCGCAGCTTCCTCCAGGACGCCCTCTCGACGCGTCTCTCGCTGCGCTACCTGTTCGAGGCCCAGAGCGCGCGCGGCTTCAACACGGGCGGCGACAACATCGTGGTGCCGGACCTGTATGACCCGGACGCGACGATCCAGAACTTCACTTACGGCGGCAACTCCGAAGACGTGCGCCAGATCGGTATGTTCGCGAACCTGGACGTGGACTACCAGGGCCGCTACATCGCCAGCGCGCTCGTGCGTCGTGACGGCGCCTCGCTCTTCGGTGCCGCCAACCGCTGGCAGACCTACGGCCGCGGCTCGTTCGCGTGGCGTGCGTCGGAAGAGTCTTGGTTCAACCTCGACCAGATTTCGGACCTGAAGTTCCGCGCCTCGTTGGGCCAGGCGGGTAACCGTCCGAACTTCCAGGCGCAGTACGAAGTGTTCACGATCGGCGCCGGTGGCGTGCTGAACCCGAACCAACTGGGTAACCGCAACCTGCGCCCTGAGGTCTCGACGGAGCTGGAGATCGGCTTCGATCTGGAGCTCTTCAGCAAGTACGGCCTGACAATCACGCAGTCGACCAACACCATCCGGGACCAGATCCTCCCGGTGCCGCCGCCGGCGGCCGCTGGTTTCGGTACGCAGTGGCTGAACGCGGGCGAGTTGCAGAACAAGACCTTCGAAGCCTCGCTCAATATGCCGCTGGTGCAGACCCGCGATCTCTCGTGGTCGGCGCGCGTGATCTATGACCGCACCACCTCGACGATCACCAAGCTCAACGTCCCCGAGTACTTCGTGAGTGCCGCAAACGAGCAGGGCACGGGTACGATGTTCAAGATCGTCGAGGGCGGTGGACTCGGCGAGATTTACGGCCGCGAGTTTATGCGCAACTGCCGTATGATGCCGGCGACCTTCCAGACGCGTTGCGGCCCGGGCCGTGAGTACCAGGTCAACGATATGGGCTTCGTCGTCTACGTCGGCAACGGCAACACGCTCGGCGAGGGCATCACGAAGAACCTGTGGTTCACGTCGATTCCGACGGCGGATCATCCGTACGGCCTGGCCGACCAGAGCTGGGGCCTGCCGATCCTGGTCCGTGACAACACGGGTGTGCCGCTCAACGTGCTCGGCAGCGCGCTGCCGGACTTCCGCTGGTCGTTCTCGCAGAACCTGAGCTACAAGCGCTTCTCGGCCTTCCTGCTGTTCGACGCGACGGTGGGCAAGTCGGTGTGGAACGAGGCACGCCAGTGGTCGACGGGTGACTTTATGCACCGCACCAACGACCAGGGTGGCCGGACGATTTCGACGGCGAAGCCGATCGGCTACTTCTTCCGCGCTAACTTGGCGGGTGGTTCGACGGGCATCGGCGGTCTGTATGACGTGCTCGGCCCGAACAACCTGACGGTTGAGGACGCCAGCTTCGTGAAGCTCCGCGAGCTCTCGCTCGGTTACCGCATCGGCCGCCTGGCCGGTGTCGGCGACTGGAACGTGTCGCTCGTGGGCCGCAACCTGATCACCTTCAGCGACTACACGGGCTTCGACCCGGAAGTGGGCGTTGGCGGTGGTGCGCTGGGCTCGGGCGTGCTGAATGCGGTTGACGCGTTCGGCTTCCCGAACTTCCGGACGCTGTCCATCCAGATCAGCACCAGCTTCTGA
- a CDS encoding thioredoxin domain-containing protein, giving the protein MRASHCLPALAALTLAGCDAASASTDDLPSAAAVAADTARDNRLTRADLGRIAGQESAPVWLVVISDFQCPFCKRWHEETGPRIEREFVRSGKVRIAYLNLPISTHRNAPPAHEAAMCAAEQGRFWPVADAIFATQDAWKSRRDAVLYFDSLSVPLVDDAARFRRCIVEGGTRALIDADVQRVTRLGVGSTPTFLVGPQVIVGAQPYEVFRDVLNAAVAAAAQR; this is encoded by the coding sequence ATGCGCGCTTCCCATTGCCTCCCGGCGCTCGCCGCCCTCACCCTCGCCGGCTGCGATGCGGCCTCTGCCTCCACCGACGATCTCCCCTCGGCCGCAGCCGTCGCAGCCGATACCGCGCGTGACAATCGCCTGACCCGCGCCGACCTCGGCCGCATCGCCGGTCAGGAGTCCGCCCCCGTCTGGCTCGTGGTCATTTCCGACTTCCAGTGCCCGTTCTGCAAGCGCTGGCACGAGGAGACCGGACCCCGCATCGAGCGGGAGTTTGTACGCAGCGGCAAGGTGCGCATCGCCTATCTCAACCTGCCGATTTCCACGCACCGCAACGCCCCGCCGGCGCACGAGGCCGCGATGTGCGCCGCCGAGCAGGGCCGCTTCTGGCCCGTGGCCGACGCGATCTTCGCGACCCAAGACGCGTGGAAGTCGCGCCGCGACGCGGTGCTGTACTTCGACTCGCTCTCCGTCCCCCTCGTCGACGACGCGGCGCGCTTCCGACGCTGCATCGTGGAGGGTGGCACGCGCGCGCTCATCGACGCCGACGTCCAACGCGTGACGCGGCTCGGCGTGGGCTCCACGCCGACCTTTCTCGTCGGCCCGCAGGTGATCGTCGGCGCCCAACCCTACGAAGTCTTCCGCGACGTGCTGAACGCCGCAGTCGCGGCAGCCGCCCAGCGCTAG
- a CDS encoding F0F1 ATP synthase subunit epsilon: MLTISVISPEATLFEGKAPQLVAPAFDGEVGILPGHAPMVTTLGRGELRIGDGARFEVEGGFLQVVDDVVRIVTEKATKR; this comes from the coding sequence ATGCTGACGATCTCGGTCATCAGTCCCGAGGCCACGCTCTTCGAGGGCAAGGCGCCGCAGCTCGTGGCGCCGGCCTTCGACGGCGAAGTGGGCATCCTCCCGGGCCACGCGCCGATGGTGACCACCCTCGGCCGCGGCGAGCTGCGCATCGGAGACGGCGCGCGCTTCGAGGTGGAGGGCGGGTTCCTCCAGGTCGTGGACGACGTCGTGCGCATCGTGACGGAGAAGGCCACCAAGCGCTGA
- the atpD gene encoding F0F1 ATP synthase subunit beta, with product MTTATAAPTVGKIVQVIGPVIDVEFESEQLPELYNAIEIKATTDAGQDVRVVAEVQQHIGRNQVRAVAMSSTDGITRGMPARDTGASIAVPVGEAALGRILNVLGEPVDMGADIPAAVERWPIHRKRPDFVNLEPKTEIFETGIKVIDLIAPFVKGGKIGLFGGAGVGKTVVIQELINNVAKAHGGKSVFCGVGERTREGNDLYLEFKEANILDKVALIYGQMNEPPGARLRVGLAGLTVAEYFRDKEKADVLVFIDNIFRFTQAGSEVSALLGRMPSAVGYQPTLATEMGELQERITSTRDGSITSVQAIYVPADDITDPAPATAFAHLDATVVLSRAITELGIYPAVDPLASGSRILDPQFVGERHYKAANAVQRILQRYKELQDIIAILGMDELSEDDKKIVGRARRIQRFMSQPFAVAEQFTGRPGKFVKLEETISSFERLVSGEFDHLPEQAFYMAGGIDDVVENAKAMQA from the coding sequence ATGACTACCGCTACCGCCGCCCCCACCGTGGGAAAGATCGTCCAGGTCATCGGACCCGTCATCGACGTCGAGTTCGAGAGCGAACAGCTCCCCGAGCTCTATAACGCCATCGAGATCAAGGCGACCACCGACGCCGGCCAAGACGTGCGCGTCGTCGCCGAGGTGCAGCAGCACATCGGCCGCAACCAGGTCCGCGCCGTCGCGATGAGCTCCACCGACGGCATCACGCGTGGGATGCCGGCGCGCGACACCGGCGCCTCGATCGCCGTGCCGGTCGGCGAGGCCGCGCTTGGCCGCATCCTCAACGTGCTCGGCGAGCCCGTCGATATGGGAGCCGACATCCCGGCGGCGGTCGAGCGCTGGCCGATCCACCGCAAGCGCCCCGACTTCGTGAACCTCGAGCCCAAGACCGAGATCTTCGAGACGGGCATCAAGGTCATCGACCTCATCGCCCCGTTCGTGAAGGGCGGGAAGATCGGGCTCTTCGGCGGTGCCGGCGTCGGCAAGACGGTCGTCATCCAGGAGCTCATCAACAACGTCGCCAAGGCGCACGGCGGCAAGTCCGTGTTCTGCGGCGTCGGTGAGCGCACGCGTGAAGGCAACGACCTCTACCTGGAGTTCAAGGAAGCGAACATCCTGGACAAGGTCGCGCTGATCTACGGCCAGATGAACGAGCCGCCGGGTGCGCGTCTGCGCGTCGGCCTCGCCGGCCTGACGGTCGCCGAGTACTTCCGCGACAAGGAAAAGGCGGACGTGCTCGTCTTCATCGACAACATCTTCCGCTTCACGCAGGCCGGCTCCGAAGTGTCGGCGCTGCTCGGCCGTATGCCGAGCGCCGTGGGTTACCAGCCGACGCTGGCCACCGAGATGGGCGAGCTGCAGGAGCGCATCACCTCCACGCGCGATGGCTCGATCACCTCGGTGCAGGCCATCTACGTCCCCGCCGACGACATCACCGACCCGGCGCCGGCCACGGCCTTCGCCCACCTCGACGCCACGGTCGTGCTTTCGCGCGCCATCACGGAACTCGGCATCTACCCCGCCGTGGACCCGCTGGCCTCGGGCTCGCGCATCCTCGATCCGCAGTTCGTCGGCGAGCGCCACTACAAGGCGGCCAACGCCGTGCAGCGCATCCTGCAGCGCTACAAGGAACTCCAGGACATCATCGCCATCCTCGGGATGGACGAGCTCAGCGAAGACGACAAGAAGATCGTCGGACGCGCCCGCCGCATCCAGCGCTTTATGTCGCAGCCCTTCGCGGTGGCCGAGCAGTTTACCGGCCGCCCGGGCAAGTTCGTCAAGCTCGAGGAGACCATCAGCTCGTTCGAGCGCCTGGTGTCCGGCGAGTTCGACCACCTGCCGGAGCAGGCGTTCTATATGGCCGGCGGCATCGACGACGTCGTCGAGAACGCCAAGGCGATGCAGGCCTGA